The genomic DNA TTCCCATGATCTACGTGACCTATCGTCCCTACGTTCACATGCGGTTTCGTCCGCTTAAATTGTTGCTTTGCCATCACTGCTCCTTAATTTTTAAAAAAGTCCGGCACGAAGCCTCTGGTTTTTTCGATAATGATTCTTTGAATCTTCCTATCACAGAAATCGTGATTCGAAAATTTCATGGTAAAATTTGCTCTACCCTGCGTGATCGAGCGAAGGTCTGTCGCATAACCGAACATTTCTCTGAGCGGCGTGGAAGCATCCACAACGTTGACATTTCCGCGCTTGCTCATACCCGTCACGTTGGCGCGCCGGGCGTTTAAATCATTAATCACGTCGCCAAGGTAGGTATCCGGAACAATAACTTCAAGCGACATAATCGGTTCTAAAATCGCCGGCTCCGCTTTTATCAGCGCATCTTCCAGCGCCATCGAACCTGCGACTTCAAACGCCAGTTCGGTGGATTCGTCTTCGCGGTATTCGCCTCCGGTGATCGTCACTTTGAGTTTCTGCAGGGGGTAACCGGCTAAGATTCCGCTTTTCAATCTATTGATAACGCCGCGCTTAATGGCAGGTATAAATTCTTTGGGTAAAATGTCGCCATTGAGTCGATTCTCGACGACAGCGTCCTGAATATTTCCGGCAGGCTCAACCAGCAATTCGACTTTGGCATATTGACCTTTTCCGGTCGTCTGGCGATCAAACGTTGCGGTTCCGATCGCAGATTTATTAACGGTTTCGCGATACGAAACCTGCGGCTTGCCAATATGCGCTTTGATATTGAATTCGCGAAGCAGACGGTCAATAAATATTTCCAGATGAAGTTCGCCCATTCCAGAGATAATTGTCTGACCACTCTCTTCGTCCTGCTCCACGCGAAACGTCGGGTCTTCAGCGACCAATTTTTCCAGCGAAGCCTGCAATTGTTCCGAATCGGCTTTGCTTTTCGGTTCGATCGAAACATGAACGACGGGTTCCGGAAATATCATGGATTCGAGAATGATCGGATTTTTGGCGTCACAAAGCGTGTGCCCTGTGATGCTGTCTTTCAAACCGACGACCGCGCCAATTTCTCCTGCTGTCAATACTTCCTTTTCTTCACGTTTGTTCGCATGCATCAATAAAAGTTTGGATATGCGCTCTTTTTTCTGAATCGTCGAGTTGTAAACCAAGGTGCCTTTTTCGATCATTCCCGAATAGACCCGGATAAAACTCAGCCGTCCAACATGCGGATCGGTCATAATTTTAAAAATAAGCGCTGAGAATGGATCGTCAATGCTGGCTTTGCGCTCAATCTGCGTGCCTTTCAGGTTCACGCCCCGAATAGGTGGAACATCAAAAGGCGAAGGCAAATATTCAACAACGGCGTTTAACAGCGGCTGAACGCCTTTATTTTTGAAGGCAGAACCGCAAAAAACAGGAACGATTTTATTTTGGAGCGTTCCAGTGCGAATTGCACGTCTGATTTCTTCGGGTTTAATCTCTTCGCCATTCAGATATTTGGCAAAGACAATATCGTCATAATTGGCGGCTTCCTCAATGAGAAGGCTTCTGTATTTTTCCGCTTCTACTTTTAAATCGTTGGGAATTTCACCGTCGTAGTAAATAGCTCCGAGCCCGTCGTGATCGTAAACGATGCTTTTTCTCTCAATGAGATCAATAACGCCGTTGAACAGTTCGCCGGTTCCCAACGGCAGATTGATCGCCACCGGTTTGGCCTTTAGCCGATCTTTCATCATTTCGAGAACATTGAAAAAATCCGCGCCAGCTCTGTCCATTTTGTTGACAAACGCGATGCGCGGAATATGATATTTATCAGCCTGTCTCCAAACGGTTTCGCTCTGTGGTTCAACGCCGCCAACCGCACAAAAGACGGCGATAGCGCCATCCAGAACTCTCAGTGAGCGTTCAACTTCTGCGGTAAAATCTACGTGTCCAGGCGTATCGATGATGTTGATGCGATGCTCATCCCAGTAACAAGTTGTCGCGGCAGAAGTAATCGTAATGCCGCGTTCTTTTTCCTGCGCCATCCAATCCATCGTCGCTGAACCGTCATGAACTTCACCCATCCGATGAACCTTGCCGGTGTAAAAGAGAATTCTCTCAGTCGTAGTGGTCTTTCCGGCGTCAATGTGCGCCATGATACCAATATTCCTAACGTTGCTGAGAGTTTCCTGCTTCACAAATTTCCTGATTTATTTGTAATGGGCAAACGCCTTATTGGCTTCTGCCATCCGATGCGTATCTTCTTTTTTCTTAATGGATCCGCCTTCATTTCCGGCCGCGGCAATAAATTCTGCAGAGAGTTTTTCCGCCATCGATTTTCCCGGTCTGGCTTTGGCAAACGTGATAATCCAGCGAGAGGCTAATGCAAACCGGCGTGATGGCTTGACTTCGACCGGAACTTGATATGTCGCGCCACCGATGCGACGGGACTTTACTTCCATGACCGGCGAAACATTGTTAACTGCTTTTCGGAATATGTCTATTCCATTGGTTTTTTTTGTCTCTTCCACGATCTCGATCGCTTCATAGAAAACGTTTTCAGCAATTGACTTTTTCCCTCTTCTCAGAAGATAACTGATGAATCGCGCCGCATCAATCGAATTATATTTCGGATCCGGCAATGTGTGACGAGTAATGACTTTTTTCCTACGAGACATAAATAAACCTCTATTATGACGGACGCTTGGTGCCGTATCTGGATCGGCTATTTTTTCTATCGTTGACGCCGCTTGCATCGAGAGTGCCACGGATAATGTGATAACGAACTCCCGGAAGGTCTTTTACGCGTCCACCTTGCACAAGCACGATGGAGTGCTCCTGAAGATTATGACCTTCGCCCGGAATGTAGGCTGTTACTTCTATACCGTTCGATAAACGGACACGAGCAACTTTTCGCAAGGCTGAATTCGGCTTTTTAGGCGTTGTAGTGTAAACACGCGTGCAGACACCTCGTTTCTGAGGGCAGCTGCGAAGCGCGGGCGCCTTCTCTTTCTTGCTAACGATGTTTCTTCCTTTTCGAATTAACTGATTTATTGTCGGCATACTCTCTCCACTATAAAAGCCTGCAAAAATACAAAATATTAACTTTTTAAACAACACCTTTCATAAAACGGAACACTATTTTCGCAACGCCGCGAGTTCATTTTCTTTGTTTCTTTCCTTTTCATGGATATTATCCCACTCCTGCATCTCTTCATCCGGTTCCATCACAACAAGATTGTTATATTTACGTAAACCGGTTCCCGCTGGGATCAAGCGTCCCATAATTACATTTTCTTTCAGACCACGAAGATAATCGACTTTTCCAGCTACTGCCGCATCGGTCAATATGCGTGTGGTTTCCTGAAATGATGCCGCTGAGATGAACGATTCCGTATTCAGAGAAGCGCGGGTAATGCCCAGTAACATTTCGGTAAATTGAGCCGAATGTGCCGGTCTGGCTTTGGCAGGACTCTTCTCTTCTTCCTTCAATAACCGATTGAATTTGGCGAATTCCTTCTTGGAAACGACATCGCCTTCATCCCAGTCGGAATCGCCGACGTTGGTAATCACAACGAAATTCTTCATTCGCTCGTTTTCTTCAATCAGCTCATTCCGGTTAACACGGTCTTTTTCCAGCAATTCTGTATCGCCGGAGTCTTCGATTCGGACTTTTTGCATCATCTGCCGAACGATGACTTCGATGTGTTTATCATTGATACGGACGCCCTGTAGTCGATAGACTTCCTGTATCTCATTCACGAGATATTCCTGAACTTTGCGCGGATCTTGGACGCTCAAAATGTCCTGAGGCGCTACCGGTCCCTCGCAGAGTCTATCGCCGGCTTTTACGTCATCACCTTGATTGACGAGAACGAAACGACCGTATGGAATTTTATATTTTTTGGCAGAAGATCCGTCATAGCCGGTAACGATCATCTCACGAACACCCTTTTCAGTTTTTCCAAAAGAAATACGTCCGTCGATTTCCGTAATCACTGCCGGATCTTTCGGTCTTCTCGCCTCAAAAAGTTCCGCAACGCGTGGCAGACCGCCTGTAATATCGCTGGTCTTTGCAGTCTCTTTCGGAATCTTCGCAAGTACATCGCCCTGTAAAACGACATCACCGTCTTTAACAACCAGAATTGCACGAATCGGTAAAACGAATCCCGGATAAGCAACTTCTTTCCCGTCTTCTTTGCAAATAATGTCGATCCGCGGTTCCTTGTTGCGGTCTTTCGAGTCGATGACTGTTACGGATTTGTGACCCGAATCATCGGCTTCGATGCTGAAGGTTTGATTTTCTTCCAAATCATGGAACCGCACCGTACCGGCTTCTAGCGCCAAAATCTGATCCATGTAAACGTCCCACTTGAACAACGTATCGCCGATTGTGACGGAATCACCTTCTTTGACAAACATCAAGGCGCCGTACGGAACGTTGTAGGTGGAGGTAACACGATTGTTATCGTCAACTATGTTCATCAAGGAATTACGGGACAGGACAACCCAATGATTGCCAGATTTATGCGGCACTGCGCGATATTTCCCTTCTTCAAACTTAATCCGTCCCTTGCTCTTGGCTTCGGTTTCGGACTCCTCGACAATTCTTGCCGCAGTTCCACCGTAGTGGAATGTTCTTAAGGTCAGCTGAGTGCCCGGCTCACCAATAGATTGGGCGGCCATGATTCCGACCGATTCACCGACTGTGACCGGTCGCCCATTGGCAAGATTTCTTCCGTAGCACATCGCGCACAAACCACGATGCGACTCGCAAGTCAAAACGGAGCGGATGCGGACTTTCTCGATCCCTAATTCCTGAATTCGCTTCGCCATCTTATCGGTAATTTCCTGCCCGGCCTCCACGAGAATCTCATTTTCGTTTTCCGGATTGTAAATATCTTCCTGTGCAATACGCCCGACAATACGATCGGACAAGTTCTCAATCACATTTTCCTCTTTTTTCAAAGCTGTGACTTCAATGCCGTTGATCGTATGACAATCCAATTCAGTGATGACCATATCATGAGCAACATCGACTAATCTACGCGTTAAATATCCGGCATCGGCGGTTTTCAGAGCTGTATCCGCCAGACCTTTGCGTGCTCCATGCGTGGAAATAAAGTATTCAAGTACGGTCAAACCTTCCTTAAAGTTCGAGGTAATCGGCGTTTCGATAATTTCGCCAACCTGACCGGTCATCGACTTCTGTGGTTTAGCCATCAAACCGCGCATGGCGGCTAACTGCTTGATCTGCTCAGTACTTCCTCTTGCGCCCGAATCTGCCATGATATAGACTGGATTAAATCCCTGACGATCTTGCGACAGGTGTTCGATCATTTCCTTGGTCAGTTCGTTTGTTGTATGCGTCCATTCGTCGATTACTTTATTGTACCGCTCGCCTTCCGTCAATATCCCATTCTGAAATTTCCTCTGGATTTCCTCTACGCGGTCAAATGATTGGCTGAGAATTTCGTCTTTTCTTTCCGGGATTTGGATGTCCGAAATCGAAATGGATATGCCGGCTTTCGTCGCAAATTGGAAACCAACGTCTTTCAGAGCATCGAGGAATTTTACCGTTTCGTAGTTGCCAACTTCTTGGAACACTGTTGAAACGATCCGTTCGACGCTTTTTTTACTGATCAGTTCATTAATGTATAGCATCTTTTCCGGCAGAAGTGAATTGAACAATGCGCGACCAATCGTCGTATCATGCGTCGCACCCTTCATACGAATATTGACTTTGGCATGAATATCTACTTCGCCAATCTCGTAAGCCAGCATTGCTTCACGGAACGAACTGAACGATTTTCCTTCGCCCATGACGCCCGTTTTCTGGCGAGTAATGTAATAAACGCCAAGAACCATGTCCTGTGAAGGAATGGAGATCGGATATCCATGCGCAGGATGTAAAATATTGTGGCTGGAAAGTGCGAGAATCCGGCATTCCATTTGCGCTTCGAACGAAAGCGGGATGTGAACGGCCATCTGGTCACCGTCGAAGTCTGCGTTAAAAGCGGCGCAAACCAACGGGTGAATTTGAATCGCCTTTCCGTTGATTAAAACAGGTTGAAATGCCTGAATGCCAAGCCGGTGCAGGGTCGGTGCACGATTGAGAAGAATCGGATGATCTTTCACCACATATTCCAGAACGCGGTAAACTTCATTATCCTTGCGCTCGACCATCATCTTCGCAGATTTCGGCGTCTTTGCAAGGCGACGTCGAATGAGTTGATGAATGATATGCGGTTTGAACAGCTCAATCGCCATCTCTTTCGGCAGTCCGCACTGGTTTAATTTCAACGTCGGTCCGACAACAATCACCGATCGACCACTGTAATCGACACGTTTACCGAGCAGGTTCCGCCGAAAGCGTCCTTCCTTGCCTTTCAGCATATCGCTGAGACTCTTCAGCGGACGACGCGTACCGCTTCGGACTTCCGTGCGTCTGCGGCTGTTGTCGAATAGTGAATCAACAGCTTCCTGTAACATTCTCTTTTCATTTCGGAGAATAACATCAGGCGCCTTGATCTCGATCAACTGCTTGAGGCGGTTGTTGCGGATAATGACTCGCCGATAAAGATCATTCAGATCACTTGCGGCGAACCGACCGCCTTCCAACGGCACCAACGGTCTTAAATCCGGAGGAATGACCGGCAGGACGATAATTACCATCCATTCCGGTTTATTTACAGGCTTTGCTTCACTGGGCAGAAATGCCTGAACGACTTTAAGTCGTTTCAGAATTTCCGCTTTCTGTGTCGCCGACTTCTTAGATTTCATTTCCGATTTCAGATCGCGAATCAAGACTTCGATATCAACCTTCTGTAGAAGTTCGCGGATCGCTTCGCCACCGGTTTTGGCGATGAAATAACCCTGCGCTTCATCTTCGTCGAAAAGTTCGGCTTTTGGCCCGAATTTTATCGTGTTCTCAAAAAATTGTTCTTCTGAGATGACCGATTTATACGGCAGTTTCGACTGTCCTTGATTGAGGACGACATACTTCTCGTAATAGACGATCTCTTCGAGGTTTCTCGTCGGAATATTCAGTAAATAGTACAGTTTGCTGGGAATCGAGCGGAGAAACCAAATATGAACCACGGGAACGGCTAATGTGATGTGTCCCATGCGTTCTCGTCTGACCTTTTTCCGGGCGACTTCGACGCCACACCGGTCGCAAATGATTCCTTTATAGCGAATGCGTTTGTACTTTCCACAATGACATTCCCAGTCCTTGACCGGCCCAAAAATCTTCTCACAGAACAACCCGTCTTTCTCGGGTTTGTAAGAGCGATAATTAATAGTTTCTGGTTTGAGAACCTCGCCATGCGAACGGGTTAAAACATTTTCAGGAGAAGAGACGTGTATAGTGATCTTTTCAAACTCTGTACGATGATTAAAAGGTTTTATAAAACTCATAATGACCTTTATTCCTCCAGTCCCGGAATTCGGGGCTAACTAATGTCCATTTCTATACAAAGACCTTGTAATTCTTTGAGGAGAACGTTGAAAGATTCAGGCACGCCGAAATCAGAGAAGTTCTCGCCTTTTACAATGGCATTGTACACTTTTGCGCGGCCATCGACGTCATCAGACTTCACGGTTAGGATTTCCTGAAGAGTGTAGGCGGCGCCATAGGCTTCCAGCGCCCATACTTCCATTTCTCCAAATCGCTGTCCTCCGAACTGTGCCTTTCCGCCGAGCGGCTGTTGCGTGACCAATGAGTAAGGGCCGGTGGATCGGGCATGCATCTTGTCTTCAACCAAATGTGACAATTTCATCATATAAATGCATCCGACCGTTACGGGATTATCGAACGGTTCGCCGGTTCGGCCGTCGTATAACGTAACTTTTCCGGTTTCCGGCAAGCCGGCGGCATGAAGTTCTTCCGTAACTTCCTTTTCGGTTGCGCCGTTGAAGACCGGCGTCTCATAATAAACGCCGAGTTCTTTGCCTGCCCATCCAAGCATCGTTTCATACAATTGCCCAAGATTCATACGCGAAGGAACGCCCAGAGGATTCAGGACAATGTCCACAGGCGTGCCATCTTCGAGAAACGGCATATCTTCCTGCGGCACGATAATGGAAACGACACCCTTGTTTCCATGGCGGCCTGCCATTTTATCGCCAACCTGTACTTTGCGCTTGTTTGCAACGTAAACTTTGGCTAGCTGAAGAACACCCGGCTGAAGGTCATCGCCGACTTTGATCTTGTAAATACTTTGTTCCAAATCTTCGTCGATCTTTTGTGACAACAGAATAAAATCCCTGATAACGGCTTCGATCTTAACATTGGTTTCCGGATCAGTTGTCCATGATTCTTCGATACTTAGCGTGTCAAATTTCAGTTCGGCAATTTTCTCTTCAGTCAAAACGGTTCCCGCTTTCAGAACTGTCTTGCTTTTAGACATATCTTTCATGACGGCAACGGTTTTGTCTTTCAGAAATCTTGTTAAAAGCGCATCGCGCCGCTCTCTCAACGAACGGTGTTTCTGGATGCTGAGAATCATTTCTTCGTCGATGCGGCGTTTTTCCTCAAGCTTGCTTGTCTTGTTTTTTCTCTGGAAAAGTTTCGTTTCAACGGCAACACCTTTGATGCCGGGGTCTGCGCGTTTGGACGCATCTTTAACATCAGTGGCTTTCTCACCGAAAATAGCCCGAAGCAATTTTTCTTCAGGTGTTGGATCAGTTTCACCTTTCGGTGTGACTTTACCGATCAAAATATCGCCGGTTTCGACTTCGGCGCCAATACGAATGACGCCATTTTCGTCTAAATTTCGCGTCGCGTCTTCACTAACATTCGGAATTTCACGCGTCAATTCCTCATCGCCGCGCTTAGTGTCCCGAACTTCAAGTTCAAATTCCTTGATATGAACCGACGTAAAAACATCGTCGCGTACGACACGTTCATTAAGAATGATCGCATCTTCAAAATTGTACCCGCGCCACGGCATGAACGCTACCATGACGTTTCGTCCAAGCGCCAATTCGCCCTGATCTGTTGAACAACCGTCAGCAATTGGGT from Candidatus Marinimicrobia bacterium CG08_land_8_20_14_0_20_45_22 includes the following:
- the fusA gene encoding elongation factor G encodes the protein MAHIDAGKTTTTERILFYTGKVHRMGEVHDGSATMDWMAQEKERGITITSAATTCYWDEHRINIIDTPGHVDFTAEVERSLRVLDGAIAVFCAVGGVEPQSETVWRQADKYHIPRIAFVNKMDRAGADFFNVLEMMKDRLKAKPVAINLPLGTGELFNGVIDLIERKSIVYDHDGLGAIYYDGEIPNDLKVEAEKYRSLLIEEAANYDDIVFAKYLNGEEIKPEEIRRAIRTGTLQNKIVPVFCGSAFKNKGVQPLLNAVVEYLPSPFDVPPIRGVNLKGTQIERKASIDDPFSALIFKIMTDPHVGRLSFIRVYSGMIEKGTLVYNSTIQKKERISKLLLMHANKREEKEVLTAGEIGAVVGLKDSITGHTLCDAKNPIILESMIFPEPVVHVSIEPKSKADSEQLQASLEKLVAEDPTFRVEQDEESGQTIISGMGELHLEIFIDRLLREFNIKAHIGKPQVSYRETVNKSAIGTATFDRQTTGKGQYAKVELLVEPAGNIQDAVVENRLNGDILPKEFIPAIKRGVINRLKSGILAGYPLQKLKVTITGGEYREDESTELAFEVAGSMALEDALIKAEPAILEPIMSLEVIVPDTYLGDVINDLNARRANVTGMSKRGNVNVVDASTPLREMFGYATDLRSITQGRANFTMKFSNHDFCDRKIQRIIIEKTRGFVPDFFKN
- a CDS encoding 30S ribosomal protein S7 translates to MSRRKKVITRHTLPDPKYNSIDAARFISYLLRRGKKSIAENVFYEAIEIVEETKKTNGIDIFRKAVNNVSPVMEVKSRRIGGATYQVPVEVKPSRRFALASRWIITFAKARPGKSMAEKLSAEFIAAAGNEGGSIKKKEDTHRMAEANKAFAHYK
- a CDS encoding 30S ribosomal protein S12, with the translated sequence MPTINQLIRKGRNIVSKKEKAPALRSCPQKRGVCTRVYTTTPKKPNSALRKVARVRLSNGIEVTAYIPGEGHNLQEHSIVLVQGGRVKDLPGVRYHIIRGTLDASGVNDRKNSRSRYGTKRPS
- the rpoC gene encoding DNA-directed RNA polymerase subunit beta' — protein: MSFIKPFNHRTEFEKITIHVSSPENVLTRSHGEVLKPETINYRSYKPEKDGLFCEKIFGPVKDWECHCGKYKRIRYKGIICDRCGVEVARKKVRRERMGHITLAVPVVHIWFLRSIPSKLYYLLNIPTRNLEEIVYYEKYVVLNQGQSKLPYKSVISEEQFFENTIKFGPKAELFDEDEAQGYFIAKTGGEAIRELLQKVDIEVLIRDLKSEMKSKKSATQKAEILKRLKVVQAFLPSEAKPVNKPEWMVIIVLPVIPPDLRPLVPLEGGRFAASDLNDLYRRVIIRNNRLKQLIEIKAPDVILRNEKRMLQEAVDSLFDNSRRRTEVRSGTRRPLKSLSDMLKGKEGRFRRNLLGKRVDYSGRSVIVVGPTLKLNQCGLPKEMAIELFKPHIIHQLIRRRLAKTPKSAKMMVERKDNEVYRVLEYVVKDHPILLNRAPTLHRLGIQAFQPVLINGKAIQIHPLVCAAFNADFDGDQMAVHIPLSFEAQMECRILALSSHNILHPAHGYPISIPSQDMVLGVYYITRQKTGVMGEGKSFSSFREAMLAYEIGEVDIHAKVNIRMKGATHDTTIGRALFNSLLPEKMLYINELISKKSVERIVSTVFQEVGNYETVKFLDALKDVGFQFATKAGISISISDIQIPERKDEILSQSFDRVEEIQRKFQNGILTEGERYNKVIDEWTHTTNELTKEMIEHLSQDRQGFNPVYIMADSGARGSTEQIKQLAAMRGLMAKPQKSMTGQVGEIIETPITSNFKEGLTVLEYFISTHGARKGLADTALKTADAGYLTRRLVDVAHDMVITELDCHTINGIEVTALKKEENVIENLSDRIVGRIAQEDIYNPENENEILVEAGQEITDKMAKRIQELGIEKVRIRSVLTCESHRGLCAMCYGRNLANGRPVTVGESVGIMAAQSIGEPGTQLTLRTFHYGGTAARIVEESETEAKSKGRIKFEEGKYRAVPHKSGNHWVVLSRNSLMNIVDDNNRVTSTYNVPYGALMFVKEGDSVTIGDTLFKWDVYMDQILALEAGTVRFHDLEENQTFSIEADDSGHKSVTVIDSKDRNKEPRIDIICKEDGKEVAYPGFVLPIRAILVVKDGDVVLQGDVLAKIPKETAKTSDITGGLPRVAELFEARRPKDPAVITEIDGRISFGKTEKGVREMIVTGYDGSSAKKYKIPYGRFVLVNQGDDVKAGDRLCEGPVAPQDILSVQDPRKVQEYLVNEIQEVYRLQGVRINDKHIEVIVRQMMQKVRIEDSGDTELLEKDRVNRNELIEENERMKNFVVITNVGDSDWDEGDVVSKKEFAKFNRLLKEEEKSPAKARPAHSAQFTEMLLGITRASLNTESFISAASFQETTRILTDAAVAGKVDYLRGLKENVIMGRLIPAGTGLRKYNNLVVMEPDEEMQEWDNIHEKERNKENELAALRK